In Halomarina salina, one DNA window encodes the following:
- a CDS encoding SDR family oxidoreductase, which translates to MRVLVAGAHGQVGQHVTELLSNSEHDTWGMVRDEAQVDDVEDLGAEAIVADLTADVTHAVQGCDAVVFAAGSSGEDVWGVDRDGAINLMGAAEANDAERFVMLSAMNADSPEESPEELREYLDAKAEADQHLRESPLDYTIVRPGALTNEDGTGEVRVGAELDRDDAEIPREDVARTLVATLPLERTHGRTFELLSGDEPIESALDGLDDETRD; encoded by the coding sequence ATGCGAGTACTCGTCGCTGGCGCTCACGGTCAGGTCGGACAGCACGTCACCGAACTGCTGAGCAACAGCGAACACGACACGTGGGGGATGGTCCGCGACGAGGCACAGGTCGACGACGTCGAGGACCTCGGCGCGGAGGCAATCGTCGCGGACCTCACCGCGGACGTCACCCACGCCGTCCAGGGCTGCGACGCCGTCGTCTTCGCCGCCGGGTCGAGCGGCGAGGACGTCTGGGGCGTCGACCGCGACGGAGCCATCAACCTGATGGGCGCGGCCGAGGCCAACGACGCCGAGCGGTTCGTGATGCTGAGCGCCATGAACGCCGACTCCCCCGAGGAGAGCCCCGAGGAACTGCGGGAGTACCTCGACGCGAAGGCCGAGGCCGACCAGCACCTCCGGGAGAGTCCGCTGGACTACACCATCGTCCGCCCCGGTGCGCTGACGAACGAGGACGGCACCGGCGAGGTCAGGGTCGGTGCGGAACTCGACCGGGACGACGCCGAGATTCCCCGCGAGGACGTCGCCCGGACGCTGGTCGCGACGCTCCCGCTCGAACGCACTCACGGGCGAACGTTCGAACTGCTCTCCGGGGACGAACCCATCGAGTCGGCGCTCGACGGTCTCGACGACGAGACGCGCGACTGA
- a CDS encoding polyprenyl synthetase family protein: MEYLESRRDRVEARLEAVLDGVEPSELADQVRHVSLSGGKRVRPTVTVLACEAAGGAADDAVDFAVGIELVHNASLVIDDIIDDSDLRRGVPAAWAEFGYGPAIVASDGLLGEAFALFSSDPEAMQVVSEAMVELGEGEASELVEQPSTEAEYMTLARRKTGALFRAAAELGAIAADADGYTVEAFGDYAEGVGVAFQIRDDVLDEVADPGELGKPTGQDEVMERPSIVQVTDLSPEEADERAQSEAKAALDALSRARIPDGRRDGQAMEYLRDLAEFVVVRER, translated from the coding sequence ATGGAGTATCTGGAGTCCCGGCGCGACCGCGTCGAGGCGCGGTTGGAGGCGGTCCTCGACGGCGTCGAACCGTCGGAACTCGCCGACCAGGTACGGCACGTCTCGCTGTCGGGCGGGAAGCGCGTCCGCCCGACGGTGACCGTCCTCGCGTGCGAGGCGGCGGGCGGGGCGGCCGACGACGCCGTGGACTTCGCGGTCGGTATCGAACTCGTCCACAACGCCTCGCTGGTCATCGACGACATCATCGACGACTCGGACCTCCGGCGTGGCGTCCCGGCGGCGTGGGCCGAGTTCGGCTACGGCCCCGCCATCGTCGCCAGCGACGGCCTCCTCGGCGAGGCGTTCGCCCTGTTCTCCAGCGACCCCGAGGCGATGCAGGTGGTCAGCGAGGCGATGGTCGAACTCGGCGAGGGCGAGGCGAGTGAACTCGTCGAACAGCCCTCGACCGAGGCCGAGTACATGACGCTCGCCCGCCGGAAGACGGGCGCGCTGTTCCGCGCCGCGGCCGAACTCGGAGCTATCGCGGCCGACGCCGACGGCTACACCGTCGAGGCGTTCGGCGACTACGCCGAGGGCGTCGGCGTCGCCTTCCAGATTCGCGACGACGTGTTAGACGAGGTGGCCGACCCCGGCGAACTCGGTAAACCGACCGGCCAGGACGAGGTGATGGAGCGCCCCTCCATCGTGCAGGTCACCGACCTCTCGCCCGAGGAGGCCGACGAGCGGGCGCAGTCGGAGGCGAAGGCGGCCCTCGACGCCCTCTCGCGAGCACGAATCCCCGACGGGCGACGCGACGGGCAGGCGATGGAGTACCTCCGCGACCTCGCGGAGTTCGTCGTCGTCCGGGAGCGATAG
- a CDS encoding glutamate-cysteine ligase family protein gives MGGPASEEVGPLRRSIEVEYWVVDDAGRLTEPESLVEVAPGVEREFVEPLLEIKTTPCETTAELRDELLDRLGRVLRRADDLGLHLVPLGTPLGDEEIRELPSERTRIQNQVVGEEFGYVRHCAGTHVHVEKRPGREVEQMNLLVALDPALALVNSSPFYRGERLAAGARSELYRRLAYQDLPHQGRLWSYASDVEEWTRYLERRWEEFVTAAMDAGVDRQAIEANFDPESAVWTPVQLRESFPTVEWRSPDTALPSQVLRLAEGVFELAEHLDTAALRIEGDTGGVREDTLVVPEFGALLGYVDAAIEDGLTSPDVTSYLRRMGFDVDAFAPVTHEFDGRESVSAEEARDLRLEHAERLQRDIRSVRVSGD, from the coding sequence ATGGGCGGGCCGGCATCGGAGGAGGTTGGCCCGCTCCGGCGGAGTATCGAGGTCGAGTACTGGGTGGTCGACGACGCGGGTCGACTGACCGAACCGGAATCGCTCGTCGAGGTGGCTCCGGGCGTCGAGCGGGAGTTCGTCGAGCCGCTACTGGAGATCAAGACGACGCCGTGCGAGACGACGGCGGAACTCCGCGACGAACTGCTCGACCGCCTCGGACGGGTGCTCCGCCGGGCCGACGACCTGGGGTTGCACCTCGTCCCGCTCGGGACGCCGCTGGGCGACGAGGAGATACGCGAACTCCCGAGCGAGCGGACGCGCATCCAGAACCAGGTCGTCGGCGAGGAGTTCGGGTACGTGCGCCACTGCGCCGGGACGCACGTCCACGTGGAGAAGCGACCCGGGCGCGAGGTCGAACAGATGAACCTGCTCGTCGCGCTCGACCCCGCGCTGGCGCTGGTCAACTCCTCGCCGTTCTACCGCGGCGAGCGACTGGCCGCTGGCGCGCGTTCGGAGCTGTACCGCCGCCTCGCGTACCAGGACCTCCCCCACCAGGGCCGGCTCTGGTCGTACGCCAGCGACGTCGAGGAGTGGACGCGCTACCTCGAACGCCGGTGGGAGGAGTTCGTCACCGCGGCGATGGACGCTGGCGTCGACCGGCAGGCCATCGAAGCGAACTTCGACCCCGAGAGCGCCGTCTGGACGCCCGTCCAGCTCCGCGAGTCGTTCCCGACCGTCGAGTGGCGGTCGCCCGACACCGCGCTCCCGAGTCAGGTGCTCCGACTGGCCGAGGGCGTGTTCGAACTCGCCGAACACCTCGACACGGCCGCGCTCCGCATCGAGGGCGACACGGGCGGTGTCAGAGAGGACACGCTCGTCGTCCCGGAGTTCGGCGCACTGCTCGGCTACGTCGACGCCGCCATCGAGGACGGTCTCACCTCGCCCGACGTCACCTCGTACCTCCGCCGCATGGGGTTCGACGTCGACGCGTTCGCCCCGGTCACCCACGAGTTCGACGGCCGGGAGTCCGTCTCGGCCGAGGAGGCGCGCGACCTCCGCCTCGAACACGCCGAGCGCCTCCAGCGCGACATCCGCAGCGTCCGGGTCAGCGGCGACTGA
- a CDS encoding class I SAM-dependent methyltransferase, with product MLDAGCGPGVTTRDLREGGADAVGLDVSPRMLRLARERVPEASFVRADLGTRLPFADSAFDGVHSSLALHYVRDWEALFGDLARVCRPGGWLVCSTQHPFADFDRLGGDYFDVAGVSEEWDAFGERVDVPFYRRPLEAVVNPLLDAGFRLERVVEPEPTERFREALPEKYETVSREPTFLCLRAVLEG from the coding sequence GTGCTCGACGCCGGGTGTGGGCCCGGCGTGACGACGCGTGACCTCCGCGAGGGCGGTGCGGACGCGGTCGGCCTCGACGTCAGCCCCCGGATGCTCCGGCTGGCACGCGAGCGCGTCCCCGAGGCGTCGTTCGTCCGGGCGGACCTCGGGACGCGCCTCCCGTTCGCCGACAGCGCGTTCGACGGCGTCCACAGTTCGCTCGCGCTCCACTACGTCCGCGACTGGGAGGCGCTGTTCGGCGACCTCGCGCGGGTCTGTCGGCCCGGCGGGTGGCTGGTCTGCTCGACGCAGCACCCGTTCGCGGACTTCGACCGCCTCGGCGGCGACTACTTCGACGTCGCCGGGGTGAGCGAGGAGTGGGACGCGTTCGGCGAGCGCGTCGACGTGCCGTTCTACCGCCGCCCGCTCGAAGCCGTGGTGAACCCGCTGCTCGACGCCGGGTTCCGACTGGAGCGGGTGGTCGAACCGGAGCCGACCGAGCGGTTCCGCGAGGCCCTCCCCGAGAAGTACGAGACGGTGTCGCGCGAACCGACGTTCCTCTGTCTGCGGGCGGTGCTGGAGGGCTGA
- a CDS encoding electron transfer flavoprotein subunit alpha/FixB family protein, whose amino-acid sequence MTDVLAIAEHRRGSLRDVSFELVTAGRELADARGGDLHLAVVGGDVDAFAEELNVEGVDTIHTVDQGEEFNHDVYTQVAQQLFDELEPSTLLLPNSVNGLDYAPAVAERLGVPIVTDAIGVEGSDPLEVTREMYGSKVETTIEVDAPELVVTIRATEWEGAAGDGSADVQSFDAEIDESQVRSTVTGFEEVSGGDVDISDADVLVSVGRGIEEEENIVLVEELAEALDATLSSSRPIVDNGWLPKNRQVGQSGKVVTPTVYIAIGISGAVQHVAGMKGSETIVAINTDPNAPINDIADYAIHDDLFDVVPALIEEFGGESPL is encoded by the coding sequence ATGACGGATGTCCTCGCCATCGCCGAACACCGTCGCGGGAGCCTGCGCGACGTCTCGTTCGAACTCGTCACGGCCGGCCGCGAACTCGCGGACGCTCGCGGCGGCGACCTCCACCTCGCCGTCGTCGGCGGCGACGTCGACGCGTTCGCGGAGGAGCTGAACGTCGAGGGCGTCGACACCATCCACACCGTCGACCAGGGCGAGGAGTTCAACCACGACGTGTACACGCAGGTCGCCCAGCAGCTGTTCGACGAGCTCGAACCGTCGACGCTCCTCCTGCCGAACTCGGTCAACGGGCTCGACTACGCCCCCGCCGTCGCCGAGCGACTGGGCGTCCCCATCGTCACCGACGCCATCGGCGTCGAGGGGAGCGACCCGCTGGAGGTCACCCGCGAGATGTACGGCTCGAAGGTCGAGACGACCATCGAGGTCGACGCCCCCGAACTCGTCGTCACCATCCGCGCGACCGAGTGGGAGGGCGCGGCGGGCGACGGCTCGGCCGACGTCCAGTCGTTCGACGCCGAGATCGACGAGTCGCAGGTCCGCTCGACGGTCACCGGCTTCGAGGAGGTCAGCGGCGGCGACGTCGACATCTCCGACGCCGACGTGCTCGTCTCCGTCGGCCGCGGCATCGAGGAGGAGGAGAACATCGTGCTCGTCGAGGAGCTCGCCGAGGCGCTCGACGCGACGCTCTCCTCGTCGCGACCCATCGTCGACAACGGCTGGCTGCCGAAGAACCGCCAGGTCGGCCAGTCGGGCAAGGTCGTCACGCCGACGGTGTACATCGCCATCGGCATCTCCGGGGCCGTCCAGCACGTCGCCGGGATGAAGGGCAGCGAGACCATCGTCGCCATCAACACCGACCCGAACGCACCCATCAACGACATCGCGGACTACGCCATCCACGACGACCTGTTCGACGTGGTGCCCGCGCTCATCGAGGAGTTCGGCGGCGAATCCCCGCTCTGA
- a CDS encoding electron transfer flavoprotein subunit beta/FixA family protein, translating into MKILVTVKEVAEAEDDFEIDGLDIDERYLEYDLNEWDDYAVEEAVQIAEDGDDVEVVSVTIGPERSEETIRMALAKGADRAIRVWDDDLDSAEMLDVGAKADILAAVVEEEEPDLVFTGVQANDDAFGATGVALAETVGFEWAAVVNDLDLDAEGGVASVHRELEGGVDEVTDVETPAVLTIQTGINEPRYASLRGIRQAQRKPLEVQELGDVGLDASVLETPVSRTAMYVPETESDATLFEGDAEETAGQLAEMLRDKGVVEG; encoded by the coding sequence ATGAAGATACTGGTCACCGTCAAGGAGGTGGCCGAGGCCGAGGACGATTTCGAAATCGACGGCCTCGACATCGACGAACGGTACCTCGAGTACGACCTCAACGAGTGGGACGACTACGCCGTAGAGGAGGCGGTCCAGATCGCCGAGGACGGCGACGACGTCGAAGTCGTCTCCGTCACTATCGGCCCCGAGCGCTCGGAGGAGACCATCCGGATGGCGCTCGCGAAGGGAGCCGACCGCGCGATTCGCGTCTGGGACGACGACCTCGACTCGGCGGAGATGCTCGACGTAGGCGCGAAGGCCGACATCCTCGCCGCCGTCGTCGAGGAGGAGGAGCCGGACCTCGTGTTCACGGGCGTCCAGGCCAACGACGACGCGTTCGGCGCGACCGGCGTCGCCCTGGCCGAGACAGTCGGCTTCGAGTGGGCAGCCGTCGTCAACGACCTCGACCTCGACGCCGAGGGCGGCGTCGCCTCCGTCCACCGCGAACTGGAGGGCGGCGTCGACGAGGTGACGGACGTCGAGACGCCGGCCGTCCTCACCATCCAGACGGGTATCAACGAACCGCGGTACGCCAGCCTGCGCGGCATCCGCCAGGCACAGCGCAAGCCGCTCGAGGTCCAGGAACTCGGTGACGTCGGCCTCGACGCGAGCGTGCTGGAGACGCCCGTCTCCCGGACCGCGATGTACGTCCCGGAGACCGAGAGCGACGCGACCCTGTTCGAGGGCGACGCCGAGGAGACCGCCGGGCAACTGGCCGAGATGCTCCGCGACAAGGGGGTGGTCGAGGGATGA
- a CDS encoding helix-turn-helix transcriptional regulator → MRPGLLVALLIVAVLAAPIGAAQSNGSSVDEPTTTYTFELQENGDANVTVTVAYTLDSANDTAAFEDLRDEYERGAVGPDVTVFRRAADAASEATGRQMNLTEANRTTSYQNESNETVGVLELSFEWQRFATVDGATLRVSDAFQTPDGTWLPGLRENQRLRVVVPDEYGIEDAAAARIEGGALVWEGPTTFEEEDLEVVLSGEGDVTPISTTPPNGTGPGGEGSDGLLRQLFSPLGGGMLVVFALAVVGLYVAVSRRDGEGALGGVTAVDGGASADTATAGADQTAQSSAAEGAATSGATADPDPAADPEQEPEEEGPFAGVDEDLLSDEERVERLLEYNGGRMKQANIVTETGWSNAKVSQLLSAMDDADRVDKLRIGRENLISLPDVDNGTGNNGGS, encoded by the coding sequence ATGCGGCCCGGTTTGCTCGTCGCCCTCCTCATCGTCGCCGTCCTCGCCGCACCTATCGGGGCGGCACAGAGCAACGGGTCTTCGGTCGACGAACCGACGACGACCTACACCTTCGAACTGCAGGAGAACGGCGACGCGAACGTCACCGTCACCGTCGCCTACACGCTCGACTCCGCCAACGACACGGCCGCGTTCGAGGACCTCCGCGACGAGTACGAACGCGGAGCGGTCGGCCCCGACGTCACCGTGTTCAGGCGAGCGGCCGACGCCGCCAGCGAGGCGACCGGGCGGCAGATGAACCTGACCGAGGCGAACCGGACCACCTCGTACCAGAACGAGAGCAACGAGACGGTCGGCGTACTGGAACTCTCCTTCGAGTGGCAGCGCTTCGCGACGGTAGACGGAGCGACGCTCCGGGTGAGCGACGCCTTCCAGACGCCCGACGGGACGTGGCTCCCCGGACTCCGCGAGAACCAGCGACTCCGCGTCGTCGTCCCCGACGAGTACGGCATCGAGGACGCCGCCGCCGCCCGCATCGAGGGCGGTGCGCTCGTCTGGGAGGGACCGACGACGTTCGAGGAGGAGGACCTGGAGGTCGTCCTGAGCGGTGAAGGCGACGTCACCCCGATATCCACCACGCCACCGAACGGGACCGGACCCGGTGGCGAGGGGAGTGACGGCCTGCTCCGACAGCTGTTCTCGCCGCTGGGTGGCGGAATGCTCGTCGTCTTCGCCCTCGCCGTCGTCGGCCTGTACGTCGCCGTCTCACGTCGGGATGGCGAGGGAGCGCTGGGCGGCGTGACCGCCGTCGACGGCGGAGCGAGCGCCGACACCGCGACGGCAGGAGCGGACCAGACCGCCCAGAGCTCGGCCGCCGAGGGTGCCGCGACGTCGGGAGCGACCGCAGACCCGGACCCCGCCGCCGACCCCGAGCAGGAACCGGAGGAAGAGGGTCCGTTCGCCGGCGTCGACGAGGACCTGCTGAGCGACGAGGAGCGCGTCGAGCGCCTGCTGGAGTACAACGGCGGGCGGATGAAACAGGCCAACATCGTCACGGAGACCGGCTGGTCGAACGCGAAGGTGTCACAGCTGCTCTCGGCGATGGACGACGCCGACCGGGTCGACAAGCTCCGTATCGGTCGCGAGAACCTCATCAGCCTGCCGGACGTCGACAACGGAACGGGCAACAACGGCGGTTCCTAA
- a CDS encoding DUF7096 domain-containing protein has translation MSRALSVVLAVCCVLSMGVAGLPATDSPSTATVASQQSASCSNDDPNVVCVPNASNYLALNGSDVVAVSENDSSLDVSTAVATDVSSLTMQLSAEAMENEYDDTPRESRRALLERYTRELGNRTADLRAQERAALRRYNNGIITGDEYLRTLAEIDARADRLWGLTGFVDNRWRIVTGQANRDPSASIRADLMGLRGPLRDRLQSTYAGDRQPLRVHITTTDDGLALGAFVEDNGRQTYVRDTYLGDVRRRSSGTDLYGGNTVRASNRIAELYPWASEQSGLTVNGETNAYRSPKYHAHGSTTVYLDGESGQVFAEHRRSYLDRIPVSYTNASNESLTVTLGQTHRGGPLNVTVTDDTGSRVPATVTVNGRPAGETGDDGTLWTVTPYSARTLVEAEYDGQTVTIVRYPTR, from the coding sequence ATGTCCCGTGCGCTCTCGGTCGTCCTCGCGGTCTGTTGCGTCCTCTCGATGGGCGTCGCAGGCCTGCCAGCGACCGACTCGCCCTCCACCGCCACCGTGGCCTCCCAGCAGTCGGCCTCGTGTTCGAACGACGACCCGAACGTCGTCTGCGTTCCGAACGCCTCCAACTACCTCGCGCTGAACGGTAGCGACGTCGTCGCCGTCTCCGAGAACGACAGTTCGCTCGACGTGTCGACCGCCGTCGCGACGGACGTCTCGTCGCTGACGATGCAGCTTTCCGCCGAAGCGATGGAGAACGAGTACGACGACACCCCCAGAGAGTCGAGACGGGCGCTCCTCGAACGCTACACCCGCGAACTGGGCAACCGGACCGCCGACCTCCGTGCCCAGGAACGGGCGGCGCTCCGGCGATACAACAACGGCATCATCACGGGGGACGAGTACCTGCGAACGCTCGCCGAAATCGATGCCAGAGCCGACCGACTGTGGGGTCTGACGGGCTTCGTAGACAACCGCTGGAGGATAGTGACCGGTCAGGCAAATCGCGACCCGTCGGCCTCCATCCGTGCCGACCTCATGGGTCTCCGCGGGCCGCTCCGCGACAGACTCCAGTCCACGTACGCGGGCGACCGACAGCCGTTACGCGTCCACATAACGACGACCGACGACGGCCTCGCGCTCGGCGCGTTCGTCGAGGACAACGGCCGACAGACGTACGTGCGAGATACGTACCTCGGCGACGTTCGGCGACGTTCGTCCGGGACCGACCTGTACGGCGGCAACACGGTCCGCGCGTCGAACCGCATCGCCGAACTCTACCCCTGGGCCTCCGAGCAGTCCGGGCTGACGGTCAACGGGGAGACCAACGCGTACCGGTCGCCGAAGTACCACGCCCACGGCTCGACGACGGTCTACCTCGACGGCGAGAGCGGCCAGGTGTTCGCCGAGCATCGGCGCTCGTACCTCGACCGCATCCCGGTCAGCTACACGAACGCGTCCAACGAGTCGCTCACCGTCACGCTCGGGCAGACCCACCGGGGCGGCCCGCTCAACGTCACCGTCACGGACGATACGGGGTCGCGCGTCCCCGCGACCGTCACCGTCAACGGACGGCCAGCCGGGGAGACGGGTGACGACGGCACGCTCTGGACGGTGACGCCGTACAGTGCGAGGACCCTCGTCGAAGCCGAGTACGACGGGCAGACGGTGACTATCGTCCGGTACCCGACGAGGTGA
- a CDS encoding type IV pilin, translated as MPVSDRAVRDGRALAPVAGVLLLAVTVVVAGVTVAAVVSGVGATDLSPPTTTATTCSADASGRLALTHRGGDPLDPTTLRLRVSVDGDPLAHQPPVPFFSARGFESGPTGPFNRGWRGRWTTGETASLTLAGTNTGLDAGAAVRLRLWSDDLLVADCTATA; from the coding sequence ATTCCCGTCTCCGACCGGGCCGTCCGCGACGGTCGAGCGCTCGCCCCGGTCGCCGGTGTGCTCCTGCTCGCCGTCACCGTCGTCGTGGCGGGCGTCACCGTCGCCGCGGTGGTGTCCGGCGTCGGCGCGACGGACCTCTCGCCACCGACCACGACGGCGACGACCTGCTCGGCCGACGCCAGCGGGAGGCTCGCGCTCACTCACCGGGGCGGCGACCCGCTCGACCCGACGACGCTCCGCCTGCGGGTGTCGGTCGACGGCGACCCACTCGCCCACCAGCCACCGGTGCCGTTCTTCTCCGCGCGGGGGTTCGAGAGCGGGCCGACGGGTCCGTTCAACCGCGGCTGGCGTGGCCGATGGACGACCGGGGAGACCGCCTCGCTCACGCTGGCGGGGACGAACACCGGACTCGACGCGGGGGCGGCCGTTCGACTCCGTCTCTGGAGCGACGACCTGCTGGTCGCGGACTGCACGGCGACGGCGTGA
- a CDS encoding methyltransferase domain-containing protein yields MGILENKARARLFYKYLSKVYDEINPFIWNEEMRTEALDLFGVEEGDTVLDVGCGTGFATEGLLERTENVHALDQSRHQLEKAYAKFGRNEQVTFYRGDAERLPFADDTFDALWSSGSIEYWPDPVATLREFRRVVKPGGAVLVVGPNYPHSTVFQKLADAIMLFYDEEEADRMFAEAGYDEFDHHLQGPSYSPEIAITTVATVPEAKAEEPLAAND; encoded by the coding sequence ATGGGTATCCTCGAGAACAAGGCGCGGGCGCGGCTGTTCTACAAGTACCTCTCGAAGGTGTACGACGAGATCAACCCGTTCATCTGGAACGAGGAGATGCGCACCGAGGCGCTCGACCTGTTCGGCGTCGAGGAGGGCGACACCGTCCTCGACGTCGGCTGTGGCACCGGCTTCGCCACCGAAGGGCTGCTCGAACGCACCGAGAACGTCCACGCGCTCGACCAGAGCCGCCACCAGCTGGAGAAGGCCTACGCGAAGTTCGGGAGGAACGAGCAGGTGACGTTCTACCGCGGCGACGCCGAGCGCCTGCCGTTCGCGGACGACACGTTCGACGCGCTCTGGTCCTCTGGCTCCATCGAGTACTGGCCGGACCCGGTCGCCACGCTCCGGGAGTTCCGCCGGGTCGTGAAACCCGGCGGCGCGGTGCTCGTCGTCGGCCCGAACTACCCCCACTCGACGGTGTTCCAGAAGCTCGCCGACGCCATCATGCTGTTCTACGACGAGGAGGAGGCCGACCGGATGTTCGCCGAGGCGGGCTACGACGAGTTCGACCACCACCTCCAGGGGCCGAGCTACAGCCCCGAGATCGCCATCACGACGGTCGCGACGGTCCCCGAGGCGAAGGCCGAGGAGCCGCTCGCCGCCAACGACTGA
- the ahaH gene encoding ATP synthase archaeal subunit H, with product MARPEVLDRIKEAEREADEIVEEAEADRDERISEARDRADEIREQAQAEADEMEAERLAEARANIEEERETILERGRAEREELESRAESREEEVVEEVLDRFTEAVHAQT from the coding sequence ATGGCGAGACCCGAGGTCCTGGACCGCATCAAAGAGGCCGAGCGCGAGGCCGACGAGATCGTCGAGGAGGCGGAAGCCGACCGCGACGAGCGCATCTCGGAGGCTCGCGACCGCGCCGACGAGATCCGTGAGCAGGCACAGGCCGAGGCCGACGAGATGGAGGCCGAACGCCTCGCCGAGGCCCGCGCGAACATCGAGGAGGAACGCGAGACCATCCTCGAACGCGGCCGCGCCGAGCGCGAGGAGCTGGAGTCCCGTGCCGAGAGCCGAGAGGAAGAGGTCGTAGAGGAGGTGCTAGACCGCTTCACGGAGGCCGTCCATGCTCAGACCTGA